From Candidatus Neomarinimicrobiota bacterium, a single genomic window includes:
- a CDS encoding DUF4013 domain-containing protein produces the protein MDFSRSFSFMFEDANWFTKILIGGLWNLAMLLFVLFLFVGIPFILGFLKLLFIGIPFVLGYFLMVVENVIRDEEQILPDWSGLGTKLQKGLLLCIIYFTYCLPVILISSLFEESFGESDALVLVLFMIILFWLPIVTINYAKTGNFMAAYHFNDMLNIIMGNTGYYIPMVLLSLAVIGFGFFLGSLLIGIGIPFLSFWAFIVCAHLFGQFGVYISKGDEGSEKVNV, from the coding sequence TTGGATTTTTCAAGATCATTCAGTTTCATGTTCGAAGATGCCAATTGGTTCACGAAAATCCTTATAGGGGGATTATGGAATTTGGCGATGCTACTTTTTGTATTGTTCCTTTTTGTAGGGATACCATTTATACTCGGTTTCTTGAAGCTACTTTTTATAGGGATACCATTTGTGCTCGGTTACTTCCTCATGGTTGTTGAGAATGTTATCAGGGACGAAGAACAGATTCTTCCCGATTGGAGTGGACTTGGCACTAAACTACAGAAGGGTTTGCTGCTTTGCATTATCTATTTTACTTACTGCCTGCCGGTTATTTTGATCTCCTCGCTATTTGAGGAATCGTTCGGCGAGAGTGATGCCTTAGTGCTTGTGCTGTTTATGATAATCCTGTTCTGGCTGCCTATCGTGACGATCAATTATGCGAAAACGGGTAATTTCATGGCGGCATATCATTTCAATGATATGCTTAATATCATCATGGGTAATACCGGATATTACATTCCCATGGTTCTGCTCTCCCTGGCTGTTATAGGATTCGGGTTTTTCCTCGGATCACTGCTGATTGGAATAGGCATACCCTTTCTCTCTTTCTGGGCTTTTATCGTTTGCGCTCATCTTTTCGGTCAATTCGGCGTCTATATTTCAAAAGGCGACGAAGGAAGCGAGAAAGTCAACGTATGA